A section of the Hemibagrus wyckioides isolate EC202008001 linkage group LG04, SWU_Hwy_1.0, whole genome shotgun sequence genome encodes:
- the zdhhc7 gene encoding palmitoyltransferase ZDHHC7 isoform X1, protein MQTSGHRLRDVEQHHPLLSSGEEEVTVGRVWFIQDGCGMVCASMTWFLVMYAEFVVNFVMLLPSKSFWYSLINGVVFNFLAVLALASHLRTMLTDPGAVPKGNATKEYMDSLQLKPGEVIYKCPKCCSIKPERAHHCSICKRCIRKMDHHCPWVNNCVGENNQRYFVLFTMYIATISLHALCLSGFHFFTCVKVQWNECSDFSPPVAVMLLIFLCLEALLFLTFTAVMFGTQIHSICNDETEIERLKNEKPTWERRVRWDGMKAVFGSPPSLLWFNPFAGLRLRRLLMVHARKGGSEFAV, encoded by the exons ATGCAGACTTCTGGACACCGGTTGCGGGATGTGGAGCAGCACCACCCCCTGCTGTCCAGCGGGGAGGAGGAGGTGACCGTGGGCCGGGTCTGGTTCATCCAGGACGGCTGTGGAATGGTGTGCGCCTCCATGACCTGGTTTCTAGTGATGTACGCAGAATTCGTGGTGAACTTCGTCATGCTTCTGCCCTCCAAAAGCTTCTGGTACTCGCTCATCAACGGCGTGGTGTTTAACTTCTTGGCCGTGCTGGCGCTGGCCTCGCACCTGCGCACCATGCTGACTGATCCG ggagCTGTTCCAAAGGGAAATGCCACTAAGGAGTACATGGACAGCCTCCAGCTGAAACCAGGGGAAGTCATTTACAAGTGCCCTAAATGCTGCAGCATCAAACCAGAGAGAGCTCATCACTGCAG CATCTGCAAGAGATGCATCAGGAAAATGGATCATCACTGTCCCTGGGTGAACAACTGCGTTGGAGAGAACAACCAGCGATACTTCGTGCTGTTCACC atgTACATCGCGACAATCTCTCTACATGCTCTCTGCCTCAGCGGGTTCCACTTCTTCACCTGCGTCAAAGTTCAGTGGAACG AGTGTAGTGATTTTTCCCCTCCGGTGGCTGTCATGCTCCTCATTTTCCTGTGTCTGGAggctctcctcttcctcaccttcACCGCCGTCATGTTCGGCACCCAGATTCACTCCATCTGCAATGACGAGACG GAAATCGAGAGGCTGAAGAATGAGAAGCCGACGTGGGAGCGGCGAGTGCGCTGGGACGGGATGAAGGCAGTGTTCGGAAGCCCGCCGTCTCTTCTGTGGTTCAACCCTTTCGCTGGACTGAGACTGCGCCGCCTCCTGATGGTCCACGCTCGGAAGGGCGGCTCCGAGTTCGCCGTCTGA
- the zdhhc7 gene encoding palmitoyltransferase ZDHHC7 isoform X2 has protein sequence MQTSGHRLRDVEQHHPLLSSGEEEVTVGRVWFIQDGCGMVCASMTWFLVMYAEFVVNFVMLLPSKSFWYSLINGVVFNFLAVLALASHLRTMLTDPGAVPKGNATKEYMDSLQLKPGEVIYKCPKCCSIKPERAHHCSICKRCIRKMDHHCPWVNNCVGENNQRYFVLFTMYIATISLHALCLSGFHFFTCVKVQWNECSDFSPPVAVMLLIFLCLEALLFLTFTAVMFGTQIHSICNDETLLIRSLKV, from the exons ATGCAGACTTCTGGACACCGGTTGCGGGATGTGGAGCAGCACCACCCCCTGCTGTCCAGCGGGGAGGAGGAGGTGACCGTGGGCCGGGTCTGGTTCATCCAGGACGGCTGTGGAATGGTGTGCGCCTCCATGACCTGGTTTCTAGTGATGTACGCAGAATTCGTGGTGAACTTCGTCATGCTTCTGCCCTCCAAAAGCTTCTGGTACTCGCTCATCAACGGCGTGGTGTTTAACTTCTTGGCCGTGCTGGCGCTGGCCTCGCACCTGCGCACCATGCTGACTGATCCG ggagCTGTTCCAAAGGGAAATGCCACTAAGGAGTACATGGACAGCCTCCAGCTGAAACCAGGGGAAGTCATTTACAAGTGCCCTAAATGCTGCAGCATCAAACCAGAGAGAGCTCATCACTGCAG CATCTGCAAGAGATGCATCAGGAAAATGGATCATCACTGTCCCTGGGTGAACAACTGCGTTGGAGAGAACAACCAGCGATACTTCGTGCTGTTCACC atgTACATCGCGACAATCTCTCTACATGCTCTCTGCCTCAGCGGGTTCCACTTCTTCACCTGCGTCAAAGTTCAGTGGAACG AGTGTAGTGATTTTTCCCCTCCGGTGGCTGTCATGCTCCTCATTTTCCTGTGTCTGGAggctctcctcttcctcaccttcACCGCCGTCATGTTCGGCACCCAGATTCACTCCATCTGCAATGACGAGACG ttactgatcagaagtttGAAGGTTTAA
- the nip7 gene encoding 60S ribosome subunit biogenesis protein NIP7 homolog: MRPLTDEETKTMFEKLSKYIGENIKLLVDRPDGTYCFRLHHDRVYYISEKILKLATNISRDKLVSVGTCFGKFTKTQKFRLHITALDFLAPYAKYKVWVKPGAEQSFLYGNHIMKSGLGRITENTSQYQGVVVYSMADVPLGFGVAAKTTQECRKVDPMAIVVFHQADVGEYIRNEDTLT; the protein is encoded by the exons CATCGGAGAGAACATTAAGCTTCTTGTGGACAGACCTGATGGGACGTACTGCTTCAGACTGCACCATGATCGTGTTTACTACATCAG TGAAAAGATACTGAAGTTAGCCACGAATATCTCTCGGGACAAGCTGGTGTCTGTTGGCACGTGTTTTGGAAAGTTCACCAAGACTCAGAAGTTTCGGCTGCACATCACAGCTCTGGATTTTCTTGCACCGTACGCAAAG TATAAGGTGTGGGTGAAGCCTGGAGCTGAGCAGTCTTTCCTATACGGCAACCACATCATGAAGTCCGGCCTGGGCAGGATTACAGAAAACACATCCCAGTACCAGGGAGTGGTGGTTTACTCCATGGCAGATGTCCCACTG GGTTTTGGAGTTGCAGCGAAAACCACTCAGGAATGCCGTAAAGTGGATCCCATGGCCATCGTGGTGTTTCACCAGGCTGATGTAGGAGAGTACATCAGAAACGAGGACACACTCACTTAA